GGGCGCCGCCGCACCCCCGGGCAGCTCATCGACGACGAGCCCGCGCAGGTGCCGGGCCACGCGGTTGCCCCGGGCATCGAGGCGGGCGACGAGCTCCTGCCCGGTGTAGCACCCCTTCGTGAAGCTCACGCACCGCTCGAGCAGGTCGGCCTCGGCGGCGATGGTCCGCTCGTCGAGCTCGGCCCCCATGACCGGGATGCCGGCCTCGACGCGCACCGCCTCCCAGGCGGCCGCACCGCACGCCCGCACGCCGGGCGGAGCGGTGGGGCCCTCCCCGAGCAGGTCGACGCCGGCGACGCCGTTCCACGAGAACGGCGGCGCCAGCGCCGTGCCCGCCGGGAGCCCGCCCTCCACCACCCGTGCCGCCTGCGGTCCCCGCAGCGCCACGCACCGCCAGTCGAGGCGCTCGACGACCACCTTGACGCGCAGCTTGAAGCGCTCCAGCCGCGCCGTGGTGGCGTCGCCGAACCCGGCGTCGACGTCGACGACGAAGTCGTCGCCGGCCAGGCGGCCGACCCGCACGACGGCGTCGAGCTTGCCCTGCGGGCTCAGGAGCAGCGAGTCCACCGACTCCCCCGTCCCGAGGCCGGCGAGGTCCTGCGACACCTGGCCCTGCAGATACGACAGCGCATCGGGGCCCGAGACGCCCAGGACGTCGCGTCCGACGGCGACGGCGCCGACGGCGCTGCGCAGCGCCCGGTAGTCCTCGAGGTCGTCGTCGGAGAACGGCCCCCTGCGGACGCCGGCCGCCGCCCGGGCACCGCCGTCATCCCGGGTCGTCACCGCCGCGCCCCTGCCGCGGCGTCGTCCACGCGGTCGTGACGGGCCCGGCGCTGCGCCGTCGCCCGGCGGGCCGCAGGCACGGCCGCCAACAGGGCGGCGGCTTTGTTCCGGCACTCCATGTCCTCGTCGGCGGGGTCGCTGTCGGCCACGATCCCGGCGCCCGCCTGCACCGAGGCGTGGCCGTCGGGAGTCACCACCATGGTGCGGATGGCGATGGCGGTGTCGAGGTTGCCCGAGAAGTCGAGGTAGCCGACCACGCCGCCGTAGACGCCGCGCTTGGTGGGCTCGAGATCGTCGATGATCTGCATGGCGCGCACCTTGGGCGCGCCCGACAGGGTGCCCGCGGGGATGGTGGCCCGCAGCACGTCGATGGGGCCCTTGGCGGCGTCGAGGAGTCCGGACACCTGGGACGTGAGGTGCATGACGTGGCTGTAGCGCTCGACCGTCTTGAACTCGTCGACGTGCTCCGTGCCGAAGCGCACCACCCGGCCCACGTCGTTGCGCGCCAGGTCGACCAGCATGACGTGCTCGGCCACCTCCTTCGGGTGCTCGGCGAGCTCCCCGGCCAGGCGCTCGTCCTCGGCCGGGCTCTCCCCGCGGCGCCGCGTCCCGGCGATGGGCCGCGACACGACGACGCCGTCGCGCAGCCGGACGAGCGGCTCGGGCGTCGCCCCCACCACGGTGCAGTGGTCGGTCCGCAGGAAGTAGAGGTAGGGGCTCGGGTTCACCAGCCGCAGCACCCGGTACAGGTCGAAGGGCTCGGCGTCGAGCTCGAGGTCGAAACGTTGCGACAGGACCACTTGGAAGACGTCGCCGGCCCGGATGTGCTCCTTGGCCGCCACCACGGCGTCCTGGAACCCCTCCGACGACATGGTGCGCGTCACCGCGGGCAGCGCGTCGTCGGGGCGCGGCGCCTCGAGCGGGGGGCCGCCCAACGGCCGGAACAGCGCGGCGGCCAGGTCGTCGAGGCGGGCCCCGGCCTCGTTGTAGGCGGCGGCCGCGTCCGCATCGCCCCAGCCCTCGCCCACGACGACGTTGTCCACGAGCACCACCCGCTGGCGCCAGTGGTCGAAGGCGCACAGCTGGCCGATCACGTGCAGGACGGCGTCGGGCAGCCCGAGGTCGTCGGGCGGCACCGCCGGCAGGTGCTCGACCTCCCGCACGACGTCGTACCCGAGGTAGCCGACGAGGCCGCCGTGCAACGGCGGGAGATCGGCGAAGACCGGCGACCGGTACGCCGACAGCAGGGCGTCCACCGTCGCCAGGATCCCCTGGGTGGCGCACGCCCCCACCTCGGCGGGGAGCGCCAGGGGCCCGTCGGCCGTCACCTCGCGCCCGCGCGCCACCAGGGTCACGAGCGGGTTGCGGCCGACGAAGGAGTACCGGCCCCACCGTTCGCCGCCCTCGACCGACTCGAGCAGGAAGCCGGTGTCCTCCCCCACCGCCAACAGGAAGGCGCTGACGGGGGTCAGGGTGTCGGCGACCACCTCACGCCAGACGGGGACGATACGGTGCCCCCGGGCGAGCTCGCAGAAGGCGTCGCGCCCGGGTCGATCGGCCGGCGGTGGGCTCACCCGGGGCTCGGCGCGTCCCCGGCGGACGGGCGCGCCCCGTCGGGCCCGAACGAGCGGTAGAAGCACGACCGGGCGCCGGTGTGGCAGGCGCCGGCCCCGTCCTGGTCGACGACCACCAGGAGCGTGTCGCCGTCGCAGTCGTAGCGCACGGCGCGCACCCACTGGCGGTCGCCCGATGTCTCCCCCTTGCACCAGTACTCGCGTCGGCTCCTGCTCCAGAACCACGTGCGGCCCGTCCCCAAGGTGCGTCGGAGGGCCTCCTCGTCCATGTACCCGAGCATGAGGACCGTGCCGTCGGAAGCGTCCTGCACCACCACGGGCACGAGCCCGTCGGCCCCGAAGTGCACGACGGCGAGGTCGGCCTCGGTGAAGGGGATCGGCGTGGCGACACGCCCGGGCGGGATCGGAGGGGCCGTCCCCGCGGCGGCGTCCGGTGCGGCGGTCTCGGGGCTCATGGACCCCTCACGATACCGGCAGGCGGGGAGGGCACCGCCGGGGCCCGCGCAGCGCCCCGAAGCTGCGCCCGGGCCGTCCACGCCAGTTCCCACACCCGTCCACGCCAGTTCCCACACCCGTCCACGCCAGTTCCCAGACCCGTCCACAGCGGAGCCCGGGCCGGTTCGCCGGGCCGGTCCCCCACCCATCCCCGGGCCGGTCCCCCACCCATCCCCGGGCCGGTCCCCCACCCATCCCCGGGCCGGTCCCCCGCCGGTCCCCGGGCCGGTCCCCCACCCATCCCCGGGCCGGTCCCCCGCCGGTCCCGACACCCGACGGGCCACCGCTCGTCGCCGGACCGTCGTCGTGGCAGGCGCCACCGGACGACAGCCGAGACGGTCGCTCGCGGGACTTCCCTCCCCGTCGCGTTTACTATGCAGTAACTCCGTCGCCATGGAGTGCGGGGTCGTCGGGGGAGCGCAAGTCGCCGGGGGGCGCAATGAGACGGACGTGGGAATGGCTCGGGCTCAACCTGGGCAAGCGGGCCGGCACGGTCGCCCTGGTCGGCCTCGTCCTCACGTTCGCTCTCGGCTTCGGCATCGTGAAGCTCCGGTTCACGACCAGTAACGCCGACTACCTCAACACCAACGACCCGGCCTGGATCAACAACGTCAACTACGAGAAGGTCTTCGGCGGGGACCCGATGGCGGTCCTCTTCACCATGAAGCCGGGGACCACCGTCGACAACCTCCTCACCCCGCACAACCAGGCCGAGTTCCGGCGGATCTCCGCCGAGCTCGCCAAGGACCACTGGGTGTTCAGCTCCGTGACCCCGCTCGACGCCCTGCAGTTCGGCCAGACGCTGCTGAGGAGCCCCACCGGCAGCCCCCTCGACAGCCCGGCCGCCCACCTGCTTTTCGACGCCATCTCCCGCGACACCAATCCCCACGACAAGGCCATTCGCAGCCACTACCTGACCGAGCAGGGCATCGCGCTGGTCAAGACCCCGCCCGCGAAGGAGGTCCTGTCGAACCCCACGTGGTTGCATTTCGTCATCCACGAGGTCGACGGCACGGTCCGCCAGTCCCTCAAGACGTTCGTCCACGACGACCACCACGCCCTCATGGCCATCTACCTCCAGGGTGACCTGAACATCAACCAGGAGACAACGGCTGCAGCCTCGGTGGCGAAGATCATCAACAGCGCCCACTTCGACAACACCTCGACGATCACGACCGGCGTGCCGGCGCTACTGAAGACGATCAACGAC
The sequence above is a segment of the Acidimicrobiales bacterium genome. Coding sequences within it:
- the hisI gene encoding phosphoribosyl-AMP cyclohydrolase, producing MSPETAAPDAAAGTAPPIPPGRVATPIPFTEADLAVVHFGADGLVPVVVQDASDGTVLMLGYMDEEALRRTLGTGRTWFWSRSRREYWCKGETSGDRQWVRAVRYDCDGDTLLVVVDQDGAGACHTGARSCFYRSFGPDGARPSAGDAPSPG
- a CDS encoding chorismate-binding protein, with the protein product MSPPPADRPGRDAFCELARGHRIVPVWREVVADTLTPVSAFLLAVGEDTGFLLESVEGGERWGRYSFVGRNPLVTLVARGREVTADGPLALPAEVGACATQGILATVDALLSAYRSPVFADLPPLHGGLVGYLGYDVVREVEHLPAVPPDDLGLPDAVLHVIGQLCAFDHWRQRVVLVDNVVVGEGWGDADAAAAYNEAGARLDDLAAALFRPLGGPPLEAPRPDDALPAVTRTMSSEGFQDAVVAAKEHIRAGDVFQVVLSQRFDLELDAEPFDLYRVLRLVNPSPYLYFLRTDHCTVVGATPEPLVRLRDGVVVSRPIAGTRRRGESPAEDERLAGELAEHPKEVAEHVMLVDLARNDVGRVVRFGTEHVDEFKTVERYSHVMHLTSQVSGLLDAAKGPIDVLRATIPAGTLSGAPKVRAMQIIDDLEPTKRGVYGGVVGYLDFSGNLDTAIAIRTMVVTPDGHASVQAGAGIVADSDPADEDMECRNKAAALLAAVPAARRATAQRRARHDRVDDAAAGARR